A single window of Pseudarthrobacter defluvii DNA harbors:
- a CDS encoding acyl-CoA dehydrogenase family protein yields MTREAMPAGPSDILDLDSLLSAEELELRQKVRDFTCQRIKPDIARWYEDAVFPLDLAPELGELGVLGMHLEGYGCPGRSAVEYGLAAMELEAGDSGIRTFVSVQGSLAMTAIHTWGSEEQKQEWLPRMAAGEVIGCFALTEPTAGSDPASMATFAQQDGSGDDAGWVLNGAKRWIGLASVAGVMVVWAMTDDGVRGFLVPAGTPGVTATPIKQKLSMRASVQCDVEFDDVRLGPEALLPGAQGLRGPFTCLNEARYGIAWGAMGAARDSYESALAYSQDRLQFGKPLAGYQLTQEKLVNMLVEIQKGTLLALHLGRLKDAGTIRPEQISLGKLNNVREAIAVAREARSILGGNGITTDYSPLRHAANLESVRTYEGTDEVHTLILGRHITGLNAFH; encoded by the coding sequence ATGACCCGTGAGGCCATGCCGGCAGGCCCGTCCGACATCCTGGACCTCGATTCCCTGCTCTCGGCGGAGGAACTGGAGCTCCGGCAGAAGGTCCGGGACTTCACCTGCCAGCGGATCAAGCCGGACATCGCCCGCTGGTACGAGGACGCCGTCTTTCCCCTGGACCTGGCGCCGGAACTGGGCGAGCTGGGTGTGCTGGGCATGCACCTGGAGGGCTATGGCTGCCCGGGCCGCTCCGCCGTCGAATACGGCCTCGCGGCAATGGAACTGGAAGCCGGCGACTCCGGGATCCGCACCTTCGTGTCCGTCCAGGGCTCGCTGGCCATGACCGCCATCCACACCTGGGGCTCCGAGGAGCAGAAGCAGGAGTGGCTGCCGCGCATGGCGGCGGGTGAGGTTATTGGCTGCTTCGCCCTGACCGAGCCCACTGCCGGTTCGGACCCCGCCTCCATGGCCACCTTTGCGCAGCAGGACGGCAGCGGTGACGACGCCGGCTGGGTACTTAACGGTGCCAAGCGCTGGATCGGCCTGGCATCGGTGGCCGGCGTCATGGTGGTGTGGGCCATGACGGATGACGGCGTCCGCGGCTTCCTGGTCCCCGCCGGAACCCCCGGCGTGACCGCCACCCCCATCAAACAAAAGCTGTCCATGCGCGCCTCCGTCCAGTGCGACGTGGAGTTCGACGACGTCCGGCTGGGTCCCGAGGCCCTGTTGCCGGGGGCGCAGGGGCTGCGCGGCCCGTTCACCTGCCTCAATGAGGCCCGGTACGGGATCGCCTGGGGTGCCATGGGCGCGGCGCGGGATTCCTACGAGTCGGCGCTGGCGTACTCGCAGGACCGGCTGCAGTTCGGCAAGCCGCTGGCCGGCTACCAGCTCACGCAGGAGAAGCTGGTGAACATGCTCGTGGAGATCCAAAAGGGCACGCTGCTGGCACTGCACCTGGGCCGGCTCAAGGACGCGGGAACCATCCGGCCGGAGCAGATCTCGCTGGGCAAGTTGAATAACGTCCGCGAGGCCATCGCCGTGGCACGGGAGGCCCGGTCCATCCTGGGCGGCAACGGCATCACCACCGACTACTCACCGCTGCGGCATGCCGCGAACCTGGAATCGGTGCGGACCTATGAAGGCACCGACGAGGTCCACACTCTGATCCTGGGCCGCCACATCACCGGCCTGAACGCCTTCCACTGA
- a CDS encoding APC family permease, whose translation MSTDMTTAGAPGGGAGTPVPGKGLRAGILDLGDSVMLGLASTAPVYSLAATLGLIVAVNGNYTPLILLLGFIPVLFIAYAFRELNSAIPDCGTTFTWSRQAFGPWAGWLGGWGVALAGIVVLANLAQVAGQYLWLLVGDGSLAQNKLLVTGSGLLFIVLMTLVNYRGIRLGEHVQRVLTYVQYIALGIFALAIVMRIVGGAPEGQAFDFEWFNPVGAFTDPGAVVHGALLALFIYWGWDTCLAVNEETEDPSRTPGRGAVISAFVLVAIYVSVALLVMMYATVGSEGIGLGNEANQDDVFLAMKDVVLGPWGWLIVVAVLASVLSSTQTTILPTARGTLSMGIHGALPAKFAEVHPRNQTPGFSTKVMGAAAAAYYVAMSFLSENLLSDSISAISLFIAFYYALTGFACFWYFRGTLRDSARNLWFRGILPLAGALLLTAAFFVSAVQMWDPAYGDTQIFGVGGAFVSGVVLLALGVVLAAVCRFLPATRGYFVVKK comes from the coding sequence ATGAGTACAGACATGACGACGGCGGGAGCCCCCGGAGGCGGGGCCGGCACCCCGGTGCCGGGCAAGGGACTCCGGGCCGGGATCCTGGACCTGGGCGACTCGGTGATGCTGGGGCTGGCCTCCACCGCCCCGGTGTACTCGCTTGCCGCCACCCTTGGCCTGATCGTGGCGGTCAACGGCAACTACACGCCCCTGATTCTCCTGCTGGGCTTCATCCCGGTCCTGTTTATCGCCTATGCCTTCCGCGAGCTCAACAGTGCCATCCCGGACTGCGGCACCACCTTCACCTGGTCCCGGCAGGCGTTCGGCCCCTGGGCGGGATGGCTGGGCGGCTGGGGCGTGGCGCTCGCCGGGATCGTGGTGCTGGCCAACCTGGCGCAGGTGGCCGGGCAGTACCTGTGGCTGCTGGTGGGCGACGGGTCGCTGGCGCAGAACAAACTGCTGGTCACCGGAAGCGGCCTGCTGTTCATCGTGCTGATGACCCTGGTGAACTACCGTGGGATCCGGTTGGGCGAACACGTCCAGCGCGTCCTGACGTATGTCCAGTACATTGCGCTGGGCATCTTCGCGCTGGCCATCGTCATGCGGATCGTGGGCGGGGCGCCGGAAGGCCAAGCCTTCGACTTTGAGTGGTTCAACCCGGTGGGAGCCTTCACCGATCCCGGTGCCGTGGTGCACGGAGCCCTCCTGGCCCTGTTCATCTACTGGGGCTGGGACACCTGCCTGGCGGTCAACGAGGAAACCGAGGACCCGTCCAGGACCCCCGGCCGCGGCGCCGTCATCTCGGCCTTCGTGTTGGTAGCGATCTATGTTTCCGTGGCGCTGCTGGTGATGATGTATGCCACCGTGGGGTCCGAGGGCATCGGCCTGGGCAATGAGGCCAACCAGGACGACGTGTTCCTGGCCATGAAGGATGTGGTGCTGGGGCCGTGGGGCTGGCTGATCGTCGTCGCGGTCCTCGCCTCCGTCCTGTCCTCCACGCAGACCACCATCCTGCCCACCGCACGCGGCACGCTCTCCATGGGCATCCACGGCGCCCTGCCCGCCAAGTTCGCCGAGGTGCACCCCCGCAACCAGACCCCGGGTTTTTCCACCAAGGTGATGGGTGCCGCCGCGGCCGCCTACTACGTGGCCATGAGCTTCCTGAGTGAAAACCTGCTGTCGGACTCCATCAGCGCCATCAGCCTTTTCATTGCGTTCTACTACGCCCTGACCGGCTTCGCCTGCTTCTGGTACTTCCGCGGGACGCTCCGGGACTCGGCCCGCAACCTCTGGTTCCGCGGCATCCTGCCCCTGGCCGGTGCCCTCCTCCTGACCGCCGCGTTCTTCGTCTCCGCGGTGCAGATGTGGGACCCGGCGTATGGCGACACCCAGATCTTCGGGGTTGGCGGGGCCTTCGTGAGCGGTGTGGTGCTGCTGGCCCTGGGCGTGGTGCTGGCCGCCGTCTGCCGGTTCCTGCCCGCCACGCGCGGCTACTTCGTGGTCAAGAAATGA
- a CDS encoding glutathionylspermidine synthase family protein has product MKRLLSEPRPDWKQKIEEQGLVFSTTTMDDGRRIEYWNESAYYEFTMDEVETLEVAAEDMHRMCLEAAKFLATGAMGSIGIGPQALELAAESLQAGDVDVYGRFDFIYDGQGGPAKMLEYNADTPTGLIEAAVAQWFWLQDVHPGKDQWNGIHEALIRQWKKFQYRTGMSTLHVAHSEVEESGEDWMTAAYMRDVASQAGWTTIGINMSDIGWDPNLNRFVDLDNFLISTIFKLYPWELMMKEEFGPRLLERAHSPRWVEPAWKMLLSNKALLAALWHLYPNHPNLLPAYLTDPGPLKEWVAKPLHGREGDNIRIHADGIRLEQPGGYGREGWCYQQYHPLPDFDGNRPVLGLWVVDGESVGCGIRESDGPVTDYFCRFVPNTIDAPAPLSAVAASSKAGITL; this is encoded by the coding sequence ATGAAACGGTTGTTGTCTGAGCCCCGGCCCGACTGGAAGCAGAAGATTGAAGAGCAGGGGCTGGTCTTCTCCACCACCACCATGGATGACGGGCGCCGCATCGAGTACTGGAACGAGTCGGCATACTACGAGTTCACCATGGACGAAGTCGAGACCCTCGAAGTGGCGGCCGAGGACATGCACCGGATGTGCCTGGAGGCCGCAAAATTCCTCGCCACCGGGGCCATGGGCAGCATCGGCATCGGACCCCAGGCCCTGGAACTGGCAGCCGAGTCCCTGCAGGCCGGCGACGTGGACGTCTACGGCCGGTTCGACTTCATCTATGACGGCCAGGGTGGCCCGGCCAAGATGCTCGAATACAACGCCGACACCCCCACCGGGCTCATCGAGGCCGCCGTCGCCCAATGGTTCTGGCTGCAGGACGTCCACCCGGGAAAGGACCAGTGGAACGGCATCCACGAGGCCCTGATCCGGCAATGGAAAAAGTTCCAGTACCGCACGGGCATGAGCACCCTTCACGTTGCCCATTCGGAAGTGGAGGAATCCGGCGAGGACTGGATGACCGCCGCCTACATGCGCGACGTCGCCAGCCAGGCCGGGTGGACCACCATCGGCATCAACATGTCCGATATCGGCTGGGACCCCAACCTGAACCGCTTCGTGGACCTTGACAACTTTCTGATCAGCACCATCTTCAAGCTCTACCCCTGGGAGCTGATGATGAAGGAGGAGTTCGGCCCGCGGCTGCTGGAGCGCGCCCACAGCCCGCGCTGGGTGGAACCGGCCTGGAAGATGCTGCTCTCCAACAAGGCCCTCCTCGCGGCACTGTGGCATCTCTACCCCAACCACCCCAACCTGCTTCCGGCCTACCTCACGGACCCGGGGCCGCTGAAGGAATGGGTGGCCAAGCCCCTGCACGGCCGCGAGGGCGACAACATCCGCATCCACGCTGACGGCATCAGGCTCGAGCAGCCCGGCGGGTACGGCCGCGAGGGCTGGTGCTACCAGCAGTACCACCCCCTCCCCGACTTCGACGGCAACCGTCCGGTCCTGGGCCTCTGGGTGGTGGACGGCGAGTCCGTGGGCTGCGGCATCCGGGAATCGGACGGGCCGGTCACGGACTACTTCTGCCGCTTTGTGCCCAACACCATTGACGCGCCGGCTCCGCTTTCCGCGGTGGCCGCCTCCAGCAAGGCAGGAATCACGCTATGA
- a CDS encoding Tat pathway signal protein encodes MDSNQKDPKEEPQTGPLGGAGGTRGSNGAGSTAKPPPWQVPKPELRPELLNDPVTPVDPFAREREKQLTDAAARKKRSQRRTVVVGLGVTALLAGTITAVVASNEDDPEYAQVCFNEETGERVADTSCNSSAGRSGGIYAWYFYSRGASVPSIGQNRSTAPNYTRTIPSGAKASTGYSSKGGTVSRGGFGSSAKSGSSGGGKVSGG; translated from the coding sequence GTGGACTCGAACCAGAAAGACCCGAAAGAGGAACCGCAGACCGGTCCCCTGGGTGGTGCCGGCGGCACCCGTGGCAGCAACGGCGCGGGCAGCACTGCCAAGCCGCCGCCCTGGCAGGTGCCCAAACCGGAGCTGCGGCCGGAGCTCCTCAATGACCCTGTCACCCCCGTGGACCCGTTTGCACGCGAACGGGAAAAGCAGCTCACTGATGCAGCGGCACGGAAGAAGCGTTCCCAGCGGCGGACCGTGGTGGTGGGCCTGGGTGTCACCGCCCTGCTGGCCGGCACCATCACGGCCGTGGTGGCCAGCAACGAGGACGACCCCGAATACGCACAGGTGTGCTTCAACGAGGAAACCGGCGAGCGCGTGGCGGACACCAGTTGCAACAGTTCCGCCGGCCGCAGCGGCGGCATCTACGCCTGGTACTTCTACTCCCGGGGGGCAAGCGTTCCGTCCATCGGCCAGAACCGGTCCACCGCCCCCAACTACACGCGGACCATTCCCAGCGGGGCCAAGGCCTCCACCGGTTACAGCAGCAAGGGCGGCACGGTCAGCCGCGGCGGTTTCGGATCAAGCGCCAAGAGCGGCTCAAGTGGCGGCGGCAAGGTATCGGGAGGCTGA
- a CDS encoding MOSC domain-containing protein, with translation MESGSVLAVCRVHQLLGDASSVGVTAIDKRPADGPVKVHKLGLRGDIQANRAHHGGEDQAVYAYSQADADYWSAALGRELPPGVFGENLRVSGIEATHAVIGERWKVGSGVELEVTSPRTPCATFQRRMKEPQWVKRFAEEGRVGTYLRVLRTGSIQAGDTIERTFVPRHGVTIGKWFSAPDAELVKALRGAEADGEIRLQDEYHTRFEVLLRRLGR, from the coding sequence ATGGAATCAGGTTCTGTCCTTGCCGTCTGCCGCGTCCACCAGCTTCTGGGGGATGCTTCCAGCGTGGGAGTTACCGCCATCGACAAGCGGCCCGCGGATGGTCCGGTGAAGGTGCACAAGCTGGGCCTGCGCGGGGACATCCAGGCCAACAGGGCGCACCACGGTGGGGAGGACCAGGCCGTCTACGCCTATTCACAGGCCGACGCCGACTACTGGTCCGCTGCCCTGGGGCGCGAGCTTCCGCCGGGCGTCTTCGGTGAGAACCTGCGCGTCTCCGGCATCGAGGCAACGCACGCGGTCATAGGGGAGCGCTGGAAGGTGGGGTCCGGCGTCGAGCTTGAGGTCACGTCCCCCCGCACGCCCTGCGCCACGTTCCAGCGCCGGATGAAGGAACCGCAGTGGGTGAAGCGGTTCGCCGAGGAAGGGCGGGTGGGGACCTACCTTCGCGTCCTCCGCACCGGCAGCATCCAGGCAGGCGACACCATCGAGCGCACGTTCGTCCCGCGCCATGGCGTCACCATCGGCAAGTGGTTCAGTGCGCCGGATGCGGAGCTTGTTAAGGCCCTGCGCGGTGCAGAGGCCGACGGCGAGATCCGGCTCCAGGACGAGTACCACACCCGGTTTGAGGTGCTGCTGCGGCGGCTGGGACGGTAG
- a CDS encoding DEAD/DEAH box helicase — MPENQNETTASATAETAAVEFTEAAAPATEPATEVAEAPATEAPSAKVEEEEDGVKFADLGIDGRVLAALQDVGYEKPSPIQAATIPLLLEGRDVVGLAQTGTGKTAAFAVPALSRLAELHDLNGPSRKTQALVLAPTRELALQVAEAFTSYAKHIDDFTVLPVYGGSAYGPQLAGLRRGAQVVVGTPGRVIDHISKGSLDLSELQYLVLDEADEMLRMGFAEDVEQIFQQTPSERQVALFSATMPSQIRRMSKQYLNDPAEISVKSKTTTGANTRQRYLQVMGPHKLDAMTRILEVEEFDGVIAFVRTKMATEDLADKLKARGFQAAAINGDIPQQQRERTVDALKEGRIDILVATDVAARGLDVERISHVINYDIPHDTESYVHRIGRTGRAGRSGDAILFMTPREKYLLRSIEKATRQPVEQMHLPTAETVNTLRLGKFAERITETLESEDVSMFRDLIASYEEEHKVPAAEIAAALAVMAQGGQPLLVKELPAAPEYQKRERSKDGFGSRGPTRTLTEGNATYRIAVGRRQRVMPGSIVGAIANEGGISSAQIGGIDIRSDHSLVELPADLSPEQLRALSRTRIGGELIHLELDNGRKPSGDRGAYQGNRGGNFKGNGGFKKEFRKNDGERSSADRGGRSYSDRSERSFSDRGQSGDSRFGGHGDGSRKPRSGGESGHRDFNRKGKW, encoded by the coding sequence ATGCCCGAAAACCAGAACGAAACCACCGCATCGGCAACTGCTGAAACCGCCGCCGTCGAATTTACCGAGGCCGCTGCACCCGCAACCGAGCCCGCCACGGAAGTTGCCGAAGCTCCTGCCACGGAAGCCCCCTCCGCCAAGGTTGAGGAAGAGGAAGACGGCGTAAAGTTTGCCGATCTCGGCATCGACGGCCGCGTCCTGGCCGCCCTGCAGGATGTCGGGTACGAAAAGCCGTCCCCCATCCAGGCAGCCACCATCCCGCTGCTGCTCGAAGGCCGCGACGTTGTTGGCCTGGCACAGACCGGTACCGGCAAGACTGCAGCATTCGCAGTGCCGGCACTGTCCCGCCTGGCCGAACTCCACGACCTCAACGGCCCGTCCCGCAAGACCCAGGCCCTGGTCCTGGCCCCCACCCGCGAGCTGGCCCTCCAGGTGGCCGAGGCGTTCACCTCCTACGCCAAGCACATTGACGATTTCACCGTACTGCCCGTCTACGGCGGCTCGGCCTACGGTCCCCAGCTCGCCGGCCTGCGCCGCGGCGCCCAGGTGGTTGTGGGTACCCCCGGCCGCGTGATCGACCACATCTCGAAGGGTTCCCTGGACCTGTCCGAGCTGCAGTACCTGGTGCTGGACGAGGCTGACGAAATGCTGCGCATGGGCTTCGCCGAGGATGTTGAGCAGATCTTCCAGCAGACCCCTTCGGAGCGCCAGGTGGCGCTGTTCTCGGCCACCATGCCGAGCCAGATCCGCCGGATGTCCAAGCAGTACCTGAACGACCCCGCCGAGATCTCGGTGAAGTCCAAGACCACCACCGGCGCCAACACGCGCCAGCGGTACCTGCAGGTCATGGGCCCGCACAAGCTGGACGCCATGACCCGCATCCTTGAGGTGGAAGAGTTCGACGGCGTCATCGCCTTCGTGCGCACCAAGATGGCCACCGAGGACCTGGCTGACAAGCTCAAGGCCCGTGGCTTCCAGGCCGCAGCCATCAACGGTGACATCCCGCAGCAGCAGCGCGAACGCACGGTGGATGCGCTGAAGGAAGGCCGGATCGACATCCTGGTGGCCACCGACGTCGCCGCCCGCGGCCTGGACGTTGAGCGCATCAGCCACGTGATCAACTACGACATCCCGCACGACACCGAGTCCTACGTGCACCGCATCGGCCGCACGGGCCGTGCAGGGCGTTCCGGCGACGCCATCCTGTTCATGACGCCGCGGGAGAAGTACCTGCTGCGTTCCATCGAGAAGGCCACCCGCCAGCCGGTGGAGCAGATGCACCTGCCCACGGCCGAGACCGTGAACACCCTGCGCCTGGGCAAATTCGCCGAGCGCATCACTGAGACCCTTGAGTCCGAGGACGTCTCGATGTTCCGCGACCTCATCGCTTCCTACGAGGAAGAGCACAAGGTGCCGGCAGCAGAAATCGCTGCAGCACTGGCCGTCATGGCCCAGGGTGGACAGCCGCTCCTGGTCAAGGAACTGCCCGCGGCTCCCGAGTACCAGAAGCGTGAGCGCTCCAAGGACGGCTTCGGCTCCCGTGGCCCGACCCGTACGCTCACCGAGGGCAACGCCACCTACCGGATCGCCGTCGGACGCCGCCAGCGCGTCATGCCGGGTTCCATCGTGGGTGCCATTGCCAACGAGGGCGGCATCTCCTCGGCCCAGATCGGCGGCATTGACATCCGCTCCGACCACTCCCTCGTGGAGCTGCCCGCGGACCTGAGCCCCGAGCAGCTGCGGGCGCTGTCCCGCACCCGGATCGGCGGCGAGCTGATCCACCTCGAGCTGGACAACGGCCGCAAGCCCTCGGGCGACCGCGGCGCCTACCAGGGCAACCGCGGCGGCAACTTCAAGGGCAACGGCGGGTTCAAGAAGGAATTCCGGAAGAACGACGGCGAGCGGTCCTCGGCTGATCGCGGCGGACGTTCCTACAGCGACCGCTCCGAGCGTTCCTTCAGCGACCGCGGCCAGTCCGGCGACTCCCGCTTCGGCGGCCACGGCGACGGCTCCCGCAAGCCCCGCAGCGGCGGCGAGAGCGGACACCGCGACTTCAACCGCAAGGGCAAGTGGTAA
- a CDS encoding tyrosine-type recombinase/integrase, which produces MKNEKFAEASATVIDLMGNAKFKKRLIQSEPRSSAAAQMDGVAVRHAPSSNPERVEDEKRMSGKRPARTDPKGNVLPAGIRYVENRPKLPYRVEQELQQVNGSWRSTSKSYPTLAAAKKGLANLKLDIAQGNPPPGQRAKTSLADFQKEAQGSVLKAGRTPNTVRDYDRAWRIRILPDLGNFRLGDISPDVVEEAIQNWLESATPSTVCSALAYLSQLLDKAVAQNRIGKNPVRGVERPKSTTTTNVGERALTGGQQADLLRIMQGQDPAYDWFIQTLLHTGLRFNEATALRVTDVNLSAGVLAVNRAYFLDENGELKLGQTKGKKCRTAPIPDSLRAALQAAMQGKAPSEQLLTTPAGSTIRGSNLRRSLNWDAIRKSIGKPGMCFHDLRHTAASNMLTMGVPLHDVRAILGHSDVATTNAYSGSHFDYASRAAERINDHWKVILP; this is translated from the coding sequence ATGAAGAACGAGAAATTTGCCGAGGCGTCAGCCACCGTCATCGATCTTATGGGGAATGCAAAGTTCAAAAAGCGGTTGATTCAGTCCGAGCCGCGTTCATCCGCTGCCGCCCAGATGGATGGTGTCGCCGTGCGCCACGCGCCTTCGTCGAACCCAGAACGGGTTGAGGATGAGAAGCGGATGTCGGGCAAGCGTCCTGCAAGGACAGACCCAAAAGGCAACGTGTTGCCTGCTGGCATACGGTACGTAGAAAACCGGCCCAAGCTGCCCTATCGTGTGGAACAGGAACTCCAGCAGGTAAACGGCTCGTGGCGTTCTACGTCCAAGAGCTATCCCACGCTTGCGGCTGCGAAAAAGGGACTAGCGAACCTTAAACTCGACATCGCACAGGGCAATCCTCCTCCCGGCCAGCGGGCTAAGACATCTCTCGCGGACTTCCAGAAGGAAGCGCAGGGATCGGTTCTTAAGGCAGGCCGTACCCCCAACACGGTGCGGGACTACGACCGTGCGTGGAGAATTCGTATTTTGCCCGATCTCGGAAATTTCAGGCTGGGAGACATTAGCCCGGACGTTGTTGAGGAGGCCATACAGAATTGGTTGGAAAGCGCGACACCCTCAACCGTTTGCAGCGCACTGGCTTACCTATCTCAACTTCTGGATAAGGCTGTGGCACAGAACCGGATCGGCAAGAATCCCGTTCGAGGTGTGGAACGTCCAAAATCAACTACTACTACCAACGTTGGAGAACGCGCGCTGACGGGCGGACAGCAAGCCGACCTACTACGCATCATGCAAGGACAAGACCCTGCATATGACTGGTTTATTCAAACTTTGCTCCATACCGGCCTACGCTTCAATGAAGCAACCGCGTTGAGAGTTACCGATGTGAACCTATCGGCGGGAGTTTTGGCGGTCAACCGCGCATACTTTCTCGATGAAAACGGAGAACTTAAGCTTGGTCAGACGAAGGGGAAAAAGTGCAGGACGGCACCGATCCCCGACTCCTTGCGAGCCGCCTTACAAGCGGCGATGCAGGGAAAAGCACCAAGTGAGCAGCTCCTAACAACGCCCGCAGGCTCAACCATCCGTGGAAGCAATTTGCGGCGGTCTCTAAACTGGGACGCGATCCGAAAGTCGATCGGAAAGCCCGGTATGTGCTTCCATGATCTCAGGCACACGGCTGCCTCAAACATGCTGACCATGGGCGTCCCACTGCACGATGTGCGGGCTATTCTTGGCCACTCGGATGTGGCGACAACGAACGCATATTCGGGAAGCCACTTTGACTATGCTTCAAGAGCAGCGGAGCGCATTAATGACCATTGGAAGGTAATTCTTCCTTAG
- a CDS encoding helix-turn-helix transcriptional regulator has translation MSNVVKLRYSASADRLLSLAETAQILGISPNSARGLRKRGNFPPATRVGRNLRWTRANIDSWIASNTEVTK, from the coding sequence GTGTCTAATGTAGTTAAACTCCGTTACTCCGCGTCGGCTGATCGCTTGCTCTCACTTGCCGAGACTGCCCAAATTCTGGGAATATCACCCAACAGCGCTCGTGGTCTCCGTAAGAGGGGCAACTTCCCGCCTGCAACAAGGGTTGGCAGAAACCTCCGTTGGACGCGCGCCAACATCGACTCATGGATTGCGTCCAATACGGAGGTCACCAAATGA
- a CDS encoding recombinase family protein: protein MSLIGYARVSTADQSLNSQLDALKAAGCKKIYQEKMSGVRDDRPELQKCLDYIRDGDTLVVLKLDRLGRSLHHLVTVINLLHEKEANFRSLSDSIDTNSPSGRLTFHVMGAMAEFEKSLNADRTRLGLASARARGRIGGRPKALDSEKEGIVDQRRSEGVSVAKIAEELEIGVATVYRYLKSQEADAA, encoded by the coding sequence ATGTCACTCATCGGATACGCACGGGTCTCGACGGCAGACCAGTCACTCAACTCACAGCTCGACGCGTTGAAGGCTGCTGGGTGTAAGAAGATTTACCAAGAGAAGATGTCCGGCGTTCGTGACGATCGTCCGGAACTCCAAAAGTGCTTGGACTACATCCGAGACGGTGACACCCTCGTCGTCCTAAAACTCGACAGGCTTGGACGATCACTGCACCACCTCGTCACTGTGATCAACCTGCTTCATGAGAAGGAGGCCAACTTCCGGTCCCTAAGCGACTCGATAGATACGAATTCACCTAGCGGCAGGCTGACCTTCCACGTCATGGGGGCAATGGCGGAATTCGAGAAGTCACTAAATGCGGACAGAACACGTCTCGGGCTGGCTTCCGCTCGTGCGCGAGGTCGCATTGGTGGCCGCCCTAAGGCTCTGGATTCTGAGAAAGAAGGAATTGTCGATCAGCGTCGAAGCGAGGGCGTCAGCGTGGCAAAGATTGCGGAAGAGCTGGAGATCGGCGTCGCAACTGTCTATCGCTATTTGAAATCACAGGAAGCCGATGCCGCATGA
- a CDS encoding YDG/SRA domain-containing protein translates to MKRTNSDIHGERILTLLSRQKSGELSTEQLFLQLEAGYGFLLNSVDHEVPSSEQVNRRPRENWKIRVGATKKYLRSRGWISDSPNSLWRISEAGRRRAKELAEVAVMSTSTRDRIIYGDIVGYEAPQEFENRRAAFLAGVHRQTQAGISGGAEGVDAICLSDGYSDDAFDGDLITYTGFGGQDPTTRLHIADQQLIRGNLGLVRNYELERPVRVLVKKSVLTKNRRDSSYLYVGLYVVVHWDWALRDGFKILVYQLKSLTGQTEAGLVSSIAVLTGGAEEPERRDSLSSRIVRDYSVAEAVKRLYADTCQVCRTQLRTAAGTYSEAAHIRPLGAPHRGPDVPSNLLCLCPNCHKQFDGHALTIDDDGSVFAFQTRIGALHVHPRHPIDKEHLAYHRASSVPQS, encoded by the coding sequence ATGAAGCGAACTAACAGCGATATCCACGGTGAGCGCATTCTCACTCTCCTGTCGCGCCAAAAGAGCGGAGAGTTGTCCACTGAGCAGCTTTTCCTGCAATTGGAGGCGGGGTACGGGTTCCTCCTGAACAGTGTTGATCACGAGGTACCGAGCAGTGAGCAAGTTAATCGTCGCCCACGTGAGAACTGGAAAATACGGGTTGGTGCCACCAAAAAGTATTTGCGATCGCGCGGTTGGATTTCTGACTCCCCAAACAGCCTTTGGCGCATATCAGAGGCTGGCAGGCGTCGCGCGAAAGAATTAGCGGAGGTGGCAGTGATGTCAACGAGCACACGAGACCGAATCATTTATGGAGATATCGTCGGGTACGAAGCCCCACAGGAGTTCGAAAACCGCAGGGCGGCGTTTCTGGCTGGTGTTCATCGACAAACACAGGCTGGCATTTCCGGCGGGGCTGAGGGAGTTGACGCAATTTGCCTCTCCGACGGGTATTCGGACGACGCCTTTGATGGCGACTTGATAACTTACACGGGTTTCGGGGGACAGGACCCAACCACGCGGCTTCATATCGCAGACCAACAACTCATTCGGGGCAACCTTGGGTTGGTACGCAATTACGAGTTGGAACGTCCAGTCAGAGTTCTCGTGAAGAAGTCGGTGTTGACTAAAAATCGCCGAGACAGCAGCTATTTGTACGTGGGACTCTACGTAGTCGTTCACTGGGATTGGGCGCTGCGAGACGGATTCAAAATCCTCGTCTATCAACTCAAATCCCTTACTGGTCAAACCGAAGCTGGACTGGTTTCTTCTATCGCCGTCTTGACGGGTGGCGCCGAGGAGCCGGAACGCCGCGACTCGTTGAGTAGCAGAATCGTACGTGACTATAGCGTCGCGGAGGCAGTGAAGAGGCTCTACGCGGACACCTGCCAAGTGTGCCGTACGCAGCTTCGAACGGCGGCTGGGACATACTCAGAGGCGGCACACATCAGGCCTCTTGGAGCACCACATCGAGGTCCAGACGTGCCGTCGAACCTCCTGTGCCTATGCCCAAATTGCCACAAGCAGTTTGATGGACATGCGCTGACCATTGACGACGACGGCTCAGTTTTCGCCTTCCAGACCCGCATTGGCGCTCTTCATGTCCATCCACGGCATCCCATCGATAAGGAGCATCTCGCCTACCACCGTGCTAGCTCAGTACCACAAAGTTGA